In Carassius auratus strain Wakin chromosome 46, ASM336829v1, whole genome shotgun sequence, the following proteins share a genomic window:
- the si:dkey-22f5.9 gene encoding liver-expressed antimicrobial peptide 2 — protein sequence MHLHHFNLPTFGYCTFILLMLMYQVSTVPVVTPEVRSDLQSSHILHRKIRMSPLWRIMGFKPYGAYCHDNIECITGFCRNGHCSFNEPVHS from the exons ATGCATCTTCATCACTTTAACCTGCCTACATTCGGATATTGCACATTCATTTTGCTAATGCTGATGTACCAG GTATCTACCGTGCCAGTAGTGACTCCTGAGGTGCGATCAGATCTTCAGTCATCACATATACTTCATCGCAAGATCCGAATGTCCCCTCTGTGGCGAATCATGGGGTTCAAACCATATGGAGCCTACTGCCATGACAACATAGAGTGTATTACAGGTTTCTGCAG GAACGGTCACTGTTCGTTTAATGAGCCTGTTCATTCTTAG